The window CTTCGATATGTTACCTCTTCACCTTCTATTCTACCCATGATGTAAGAATTTACCTCATCAACCATGTCATTTCTTGGACATAAGATGGCTCTCTCTTCTAAGTATGTTCGATTTGTGTAGTTCGTCCATAGGTTTGGATAGGTGTTGTTGATGATCGTTTCAAATTGGTTCTCTCCTTTCTGCAGAAGCAAGTCTTCAGGTATCTGTACCCATGCCTCTTCTTCTTTATTTCCAACTAATCCATCTCCAATATTTAGAATCCAGTCCGCAAAATCTGTGGTCTTTTTTTGTTCTTCTGGAGTATCTGTTAGTGCAGAAACACGCATGTTCTGAGTGAGCTTGAATTCCTCAAAGTGTTTCCATAAGTAAGAACGTTTTAAGGATGCATCAACAATGTGAGATCTTCGCCCTTTCGGTATTACCGGCAGGATTTGTCTGAAGTCACCTCCCATCACTACTGTCATCCCTCCAAATGGTTTATCTGTACTATTTTCGTTTGTGAACCTTAGAATGTCTCTCAAGCTCTTGTCCAATGCTTCGAAGCAATGTCTGTTCGCCATTGGTGCTTCGTCCCATATAATTAATGATGTTTTCTTTAGCAGGTCTGCAAGACAAGATCCTTGCTTGATGTCACATGTGGACTCATTAATGATGTTGAGTGGGATGCGAAATCTTGAATGTGCAGTTCTTCCCCCAGGTATAAGAAGCGCAGCTATTGCACTGGATGCCACTGCTAAAACTATTTTTCCTTCAGATCGTAGTGATGTCGTGATTGCCTTCCAAAGAAATGTTTTTCCTGTCCCACCATATCCATTGACAAATATCAATTTGCCTAGTTTGCTATTTACAGATTGTAGTATTGCATCAAAAGCTTGTTTCTGTTCTGGATTCAACTTTCTAAGTAATGCCACTTTCTCTATTTGGAGAGAATCTCTGTCATAGTTAAGCTCTTCACTTACCAACCTATTTTCTAGACCTTGTAGTGAGTTGCTATCTGGTAATGGAATTTCTTCATAATCTTTTAATGACTTTCCACCTCTCCTTAGCAACATCTCTATCTCTACAAGTGTGAGGTTTTGTATTTGTTCAGgatgaagatgaagttcatcaaAGTTCAAGATTCTCCTTTGATGTCGTTGTACGCCATCCGAGAGCAATTTCCATGTAGATTTCCATAGTTTTCCTGGATCTGTGACCTCGCCAAAAAGGAGTATTGTGCAGAAAAGTTGGCGCATTTGTTGTGCAGAAGCCCAAATTGATGCTTCCTTAATACAATCATCCCATTCTTTGTCATCATTGAGTAATCCAAGGGCGTAACATGCTGATCTATAGGTCGGGTGTATAATACCACTTACTTTTCTGATGTCCTCAAATGATTTACAACCTTTGACAGAGTTTAGCAGTATTCTTAGGTAATATTTCTCACCACTTGCTGGATGGGCATAGTAGATCCTCCCAATAGATTGTTTCCTGCCTTTCCTTGGTTTCCATTTTTTCTTCTTTGCATGCCACGTCCACTTAGTGGGGAATTCTGCATATGTCAGATCACGGGCCTCCTCATACAATTGATTAGCGGTCATCCATTCAGTGAAAATTGTTTTTTCTATGCCAGTTCTATGTACAATTTTCTCAATATCAGTTGAGTCCGGGAACACAACCATTTGTTCACCTTGAAGGTGGAATTGCAGTCTCTGTACAGAAGGCTGCCGATGCTGAAGTTCAAATCCAAATATACGCCAAGATGCTTCACCTGCTGATAGGTATCGTGCATCAAGGTACATTTGTATCTCATCATAATTGTTTCCATTACCCAAAATTACAGTTTCTCTATCCTCTCATTTTTGGGTGTACTTGAACGCATACTTTATGGATCTTGATTTATTACACCATTCCCCGTTTATGTGGGCCTGGTATTTGACTATCAGGTCCCTGTTGTATGGAACAATATACCTGCTATCTAGATGTACTCCATTTTTTTCTACTATCCTTCCATCATTTCTTCTTCTGTATATCGGGAATCCTTCTTCATCGATGCTTGTTTCCTCACAGAACATCTTAGGGAAATGTTTTGAGCACTTCCCATTGATCATGCACGGTGACTTGTAGTGTGGTTGCCCACATGGCCCGTGCATCATGAAATTTTCAACTGCCATGTAACCTTCTGGGTCAGCATCCTTGTCTGGTACCTCTGCTGATATGATCTGATCAATATTTTGGGGGCTAGGATCCTTGTCGCCTAGATCCAGAAATAGTAGTATATGTGCATGAGGTAGACCTCTTTTCTGGAACTCGATGGTGTAGACAACTACAAGAAAGCATTATAATTTCATTAGTCACATTTTAAGTTTGCATAGTAATTTACAATGTGTTCTAATATTCAAACAATGAGGCAAAATATGAAGATAATGTCCATAATTAACTTAGTTGTGATGATAGGTAGGAATTGGCTGAAACTGGGTTTACTCACTTGCTATTGCTTTTCCAAACCGCTTATTTTTGTATATATCTTCTATCAGTTCATTGAGCTTTATAAGGAACACTCTATTGACAATGTCTGGACGATCTTCTGGTTTTTGGCCTGGTATGAAGTCCAACATGGTCTGTATTTCTGGCCACTTTGGGTTGCATGTGAAAGTGATAAACAAATCTGGATATCCAGCCCACCGACATATCGCCATTGCGTCCTGGTAATACTGCTGTTTATTCCTAGGACTTCCATTATATGATGAAGGTAGTATAATTCTTTTACCTACTTGATCAGTTCTTGTATCACCATTATCAATTGCGTCTTGCAAACCGCTATATAGCTCTGTTCTAAGTATCCCTTGATACATCCTGTACCAATTTAGCCTCCATTGCTCAATGCATGTTGCTGCATCTACAATGAACTGAAGGAACAACTTGCCACTCGTTTGCAAGACTACTGACTGGTTCAGTCGCTGCTGGATGCGATATGCATAATACTGCATCATGGTAACATGATTTCTCTTTCCTTCGCCACCCTTTGTTTTTTCTAATTTTATTTCTGGTCTGAATCCGTCTTCTCCGTATGGGAATAATAATGGGTATTGCATAGACATAAAGCTTGGATGTAGTTCTGAAATTCTCTGGAGTTGTTTGTCTTTATTTTCTACTATTATATCCCGTCCAACATTTTCTCCTGTCTCTTCCCCAATAATGAGTGCAGCTATTTCAGATGCAGTTGGTAGGTTGTATTGTCTTCCATCGTTGGACCTTTTACCAATTAATCGCAACCTAACATTTTCAAGATCTGACTCTTGGTATCTATCCCTTGCCATACGGAATGATTTCACTAACTCGTTGTTCTCATCAAGCATCTCCAATAATCTAGACACAATGCCTTCATCTAGTtgtgttttcttttcctttgaGGTTGAAGCCTGCATTCTGTTTTTAACCTCATTTTCTGTATCATAAATGTACAATTGAGCAAACTTTGGCCTGCAACTATTATCTCCACTATCTTTAGGTAGCAATGTGCCAATTTGATGATAGTTTTGGCCATTCAAGCGAAAAACATACGGTGCACCCCCTCTTTTGTTTATCTCGTAGTCGACCTGGCCAGCCATCGAAGTAAATGCAAATATTGAATTATAGTTCCTGATATTGTCTCTGTAATTTGAGGATTCTCCCTTTTCATCAGACATTAGTAGCTGCTGAAGGTATGCTGGAGGTTTTTTCAATGGTGGCAATTTGACTTTGCCTTCCTTGCAACAAAGTCCGAATGTTGGTCTTGATATGTTTGTGTTATTCTTGCTTCTCTCTTGATGCCACATTATAGCATTGCAGAATGGACATAAGCATGTTGGTTTTCCGAAATTTGAAACTTCACTTGGAGAGCTCTGACATTTACCTCTTTTTTTCATCAATTGTAACTTCCTATTTGCTCGATTCAATCTACTTATTTCTTTTCTTCTAGTCAAATCGGTATTTGTCGAGCCTCTGGCAAAATTTGATTCTTCTAAAGCTTGTTCGTCAACTGTTGTACTCGAAGCAAACTCAATGTCACCATTTTGTTTTCTCCAAACCAACCTTGCACGCTTGTTGCTTTGATTTGCATGGACTATCTGTTTCTTCTTCATTGGTTTTTGTTTATTTGGACCCAATGAAATGCTGCAACAAAATATATTTGGTAGTTGTTAGTCCATTATACCAGGCAGGGACTAACAGCCATGATGATGTCGTTAAAGTGAGCACCTTTCTTGCTCTTTGATTGTTGTAGGTATAGCATGATCATTTGTTATTCCCTGAAAATAAAAGGAGTTAAACTTTATCTGCATAGCACACTAAAAGTAATTTGAAGATATAATAATTATGTGATTACCTTTTTCCTTGTTTGGCAAGCTACAACGTCAGTGTATGTATATACACATGTGAATGGCctgtaatatatttatttcacgaTCAATTATTTTTATAGGTACATGTAATGAGCTATTTTCTTGGTAATGAATACCTTataatatactactccctccgtaaagaaatataagagtgtttagattactaaagtagtgatctaaacactcttatatttctttacagagggagtagaatGCAAGCCAGTACCTTCCATTCGATGGTGTAGATTGTCTTATTGGACATGAATATCCTACTGGTTACCCATCATGGTTAATAACTTTGGACGCTTCtattttttgttttgtttgtaGATCAACTTCGCTTCATCCTAGCTTGCCTGCGTTCATTTTTTCATACATTATTTGCATTATAATGTAATGTATTTTCATTTATTAGTTAGACTGTAGATGTGCTAGAGGCAAATTGTGTCATAACATACCTGTTGTTGCCTTCTACTCTAATTTGCTGACAATATGATTTGGATAATCAGGTTAATGTATTCAAGGGTGTGTGGAAAATTGTCATAAGAATAGGATAGAAGTGTTGTAGTAAAGTTTGTACCTTGCTTTTGTTAGGTAATTTGCCTTCTTTGCCCAAGATGACACCCCTCCATGTGTTGTACTCTTATTAGAAATAGTTAAAATATAAACTCAAATTGGTTTTGCTACAAGGCACGTATTAGAACCCTTTACTTCAAATATTAGATGAAAATAGCTGGTATATTGCTAAAATCATATGTTTGAACACCATTATTTGCAATAGCCTCATTGACCATTATCTATTTTACTTTGGTTGTTTTCCTTCCCCTTTTGTTGAACAGGCACGTGATTATTCAACATGGTGGCCGGGGCTAGTGCTTATGGGTTTGTCAATTTCAGATCGACCCTCTGAAACAGCAGATGACTTCTGTGTCTTCTTCGCACCTGATGAAGGTTTTAGCAATCGCCAACCATAGCTCGACCGGGGGAAAACCTGTCGTGAGAGACATATACACCAGCCTCTTGCTCTCCTGTGATCCACCTCTGCTCTCTTGTCCTTCGGAA is drawn from Aegilops tauschii subsp. strangulata cultivar AL8/78 chromosome 1, Aet v6.0, whole genome shotgun sequence and contains these coding sequences:
- the LOC120970143 gene encoding uncharacterized protein, with translation MKKKQIVHANQSNKRARLVWRKQNGDIEFASSTTVDEQALEESNFARGSTNTDLTRRKEISRLNRANRKLQLMKKRGKCQSSPSEVSNFGKPTCLCPFCNAIMWHQERSKNNTNISRPTFGLCCKEGKVKLPPLKKPPAYLQQLLMSDEKGESSNYRDNIRNYNSIFAFTSMAGQVDYEINKRGGAPYVFRLNGQNYHQIGTLLPKDSGDNSCRPKFAQLYIYDTENEVKNRMQASTSKEKKTQLDEGIVSRLLEMLDENNELVKSFRMARDRYQESDLENVRLRLIGKRSNDGRQYNLPTASEIAALIIGEETGENVGRDIIVENKDKQLQRISELHPSFMSMQYPLLFPYGEDGFRPEIKLEKTKGGEGKRNHVTMMQYYAYRIQQRLNQSVVLQTSGKLFLQFIVDAATCIEQWRLNWYRMYQGILRTELYSGLQDAIDNGDTRTDQVGKRIILPSSYNGSPRNKQQYYQDAMAICRWAGYPDLFITFTCNPKWPEIQTMLDFIPGQKPEDRPDIVNRVFLIKLNELIEDIYKNKRFGKAIAIVYTIEFQKRGLPHAHILLFLDLGDKDPSPQNIDQIISAEVPDKDADPEGYMAVENFMMHGPCGQPHYKSPCMINGKCSKHFPKMFCEETSIDEEGFPIYRRRNDGRIVEKNGVHLDSRYIVPYNRDLIVKYQAHINGEWCNKSRSIKYAFKYTQK